A portion of the Candidatus Hydrogenedentota bacterium genome contains these proteins:
- the lptB gene encoding LPS export ABC transporter ATP-binding protein, with the protein MEGLTKAFKKRVVVREISLALEAGEVVGLLGPNGAGKTTTFSMIVGLLKPDAGTIHFDGINITKTPLYRRARAGIAYLPQEPSVFQQLTVRQNLQAVLEYQSLKRAERIARIDSVMTELNITHLSDSPAYTLSGGERRRTEIARALVIEPRIFLLDEPFAGIDPIAVADLQLIVRDLSKRGIGVLITDHNVRDTLAITDYAYIINEGSLLAAGKPQDIAEDPLVRKIYLAEKFRL; encoded by the coding sequence ATGGAAGGCCTGACCAAGGCATTTAAAAAACGGGTCGTTGTCCGAGAAATTTCTCTTGCCTTGGAGGCAGGCGAGGTGGTGGGGCTCCTTGGTCCGAATGGTGCCGGTAAAACCACTACCTTTAGTATGATTGTCGGGCTTTTGAAACCCGATGCCGGCACCATACACTTCGACGGCATTAACATTACCAAGACGCCCTTGTATCGCCGTGCCCGCGCCGGAATTGCCTATTTGCCCCAAGAGCCCTCTGTCTTCCAACAATTGACGGTGCGGCAAAACCTTCAAGCCGTGTTGGAATACCAATCGCTGAAACGCGCGGAACGTATCGCGCGCATCGACAGCGTCATGACCGAACTCAATATCACCCATCTCTCCGACAGTCCTGCCTATACCTTGTCCGGGGGAGAACGGCGCCGCACGGAAATTGCTCGCGCCCTTGTTATCGAACCGCGAATATTTCTGTTGGATGAGCCTTTCGCAGGTATTGATCCCATTGCTGTAGCCGATTTACAGCTGATTGTCCGCGACCTGAGTAAGCGGGGAATCGGCGTTCTTATAACCGATCATAATGTACGTGATACACTGGCTATTACAGACTACGCCTACATCATCAATGAAGGCTCTCTATTGGCAGCGGGTAAGCCTCAAGATATTGCTGAGGATCCGCTCGTTCGAAAAATATATCTTGCCGAAAAATTCCGCCTATAA
- a CDS encoding Gfo/Idh/MocA family oxidoreductase, with protein MNRRNFLMHSAAAAAVLTHQQVRAQDSKTTKKYRACIIGDSLQGKYGHGLHMAWGLRDEVEVVALADPDEAGREKHAKESGALRQYSDYREMLEKESPDLVTIGPRWTNKHREYLLACAAIGAHGFIEKPLTPDLAEADEVVAGMTAKNLKWAIAFNFRTDPVIAHAKKMLFEEKLIGDILEIRGRGKEDVRSGGEDLIVLGIHLFDMMIYFLGKPSWCAARILTDGRLSTRQDITLPQKELLGPIVGDSLHAVYGFKGEIPGYFASTKVNEKNPGRYGMDIYGSKGMATIRIDPRPTVYYTLSPSWVSGGGAAEWTPLPDAPTVPLRRPEIVSDYAPIIDDLMAAIAEDRQPQVSIEDGRQATEMIQAVFDAHFNGGYVDMPLKQRSHPLI; from the coding sequence ATGAACCGACGCAATTTTTTAATGCACAGCGCCGCTGCTGCCGCTGTGCTGACCCACCAACAAGTCCGAGCACAGGACAGTAAGACCACAAAGAAATATCGTGCTTGCATTATCGGCGACTCCCTTCAAGGTAAATACGGACACGGGCTCCACATGGCTTGGGGACTGCGCGATGAGGTCGAAGTGGTCGCCTTGGCCGATCCCGATGAGGCGGGCCGTGAAAAACACGCCAAAGAATCGGGGGCATTGCGTCAGTACAGTGACTACAGAGAGATGCTTGAAAAAGAGTCTCCCGACTTGGTCACCATTGGTCCGCGCTGGACGAATAAACACCGTGAGTATTTATTGGCTTGTGCCGCCATAGGAGCCCACGGCTTCATAGAAAAGCCGCTGACCCCCGATCTTGCCGAGGCAGATGAGGTGGTCGCAGGGATGACCGCCAAAAATCTGAAGTGGGCAATAGCCTTTAATTTTCGTACCGACCCCGTCATTGCCCACGCTAAGAAAATGCTTTTCGAAGAGAAACTTATCGGCGATATTCTGGAGATTCGAGGTCGCGGAAAAGAAGATGTCCGCTCAGGTGGTGAAGATTTGATCGTCTTGGGAATTCATCTCTTCGACATGATGATTTATTTTTTGGGAAAGCCCAGCTGGTGTGCAGCGCGTATTTTGACCGATGGACGCTTGTCCACGCGCCAAGACATTACACTTCCGCAAAAGGAGCTTCTCGGTCCTATCGTCGGCGATAGTCTTCATGCCGTTTATGGATTTAAAGGGGAGATTCCCGGATACTTTGCGTCCACTAAAGTCAACGAAAAAAATCCCGGTCGCTACGGCATGGACATTTATGGTAGTAAAGGGATGGCTACCATTCGCATTGATCCGCGCCCCACGGTGTATTACACCCTTTCGCCGTCATGGGTTTCCGGCGGCGGCGCAGCAGAATGGACGCCGCTCCCCGACGCGCCGACTGTGCCGCTCCGTCGCCCCGAAATCGTCAGTGATTATGCGCCCATTATCGACGATTTGATGGCGGCCATAGCGGAAGACCGCCAGCCGCAGGTTTCCATTGAGGACGGGCGGCAAGCCACCGAAATGATTCAAGCTGTTTTTGACGCACATTTTAACGGCGGCTATGTGGATATGCCCCTAAAGCAACGTTCTCATCCCTTAATTTAA
- the tpx gene encoding thiol peroxidase, with protein MAKVTFHDNPANTCGDLPAVGSNAPEFTLTGNDLAEFALPATGKVLLNIFPSIDTPVCAASVRQFNAKAADQVQVLCISADLPFAQARFCGAEGIENLKMLSVFRHPEFGRAYGVSLVDSPIAGLLARAVVIVDNNKVVYTQLVPEITTEPDYEAALKALGA; from the coding sequence ATGGCAAAGGTCACATTTCACGATAACCCCGCAAACACCTGTGGTGATTTACCTGCAGTTGGCTCCAACGCCCCTGAATTCACATTGACCGGTAATGATTTAGCAGAATTTGCATTGCCCGCTACGGGGAAGGTTCTTCTGAATATCTTCCCAAGTATTGATACGCCTGTTTGCGCCGCTTCTGTGCGCCAATTCAATGCCAAAGCCGCTGATCAAGTTCAAGTACTTTGTATTTCTGCTGATCTGCCCTTCGCACAAGCTCGGTTTTGCGGCGCTGAAGGTATCGAAAACCTGAAAATGCTTTCCGTATTCCGACACCCTGAATTTGGACGAGCCTACGGCGTATCCCTTGTTGACAGCCCCATAGCGGGACTCCTCGCTCGGGCCGTCGTCATTGTCGACAATAACAAAGTCGTCTATACGCAACTCGTTCCGGAAATCACTACGGAACCCGATTATGAAGCTGCCTTAAAAGCATTGGGCGCGTGA
- a CDS encoding VCBS repeat-containing protein has protein sequence MFSLSLPKRLTLGRVLCRTSLLLSGFLMLFVALGCDLFEDNSFTELSNPMKRMFKGRLTYGVGESPYEILSGDFNKDGLNDLVTLNIGDESATVLLAQGSSFAAPVSYDVGPSPRTGAVADLDGNGTLDLVIVNESIDQLTLLYGNGDGTFTDGVVLTLPAGSSPGNVFVYDLNQDGYVDIITANGGNDSISIFTGAEEGEFLEAHSFSVGQRPLGLWAGNLKGGPYADILVANQGSNAVSLLEFDGTQYLPTKLIPCGKSPRFLKVVDLNLDGHLDLIVNNLDQNYLSILLGLGDGEFSQEMHFTFPGPIGRFVVEDFNHDNYPDVVALRFNGAGAARQPAGMFCFAAGNGLGGFEQVQVYGAGWRAIGLVAADMNANQSLDIVTSDLARNTVSVIYSRGDGSFESDQRFNLGTRPGPAVLGDFNADGIKDVAVANRGTNNISILLGEGDGSFTPARPLLLTQSPVVMAVGDLNKDGKDDLVIYLNQQYVVWVYLASDDGAFSAPKAYNLLNSNQGLPPQVMSIALGDMDKDGNLDIVAGNTKRDSVSVLLNNGSGHFPNRVITEVDNFPLAVEVVDVNNDGILDLLLVSSNDPEVPTDAAEPRVARWFGIGDGSFDPETQLRFATGPGPRALRVGDISGNGRPDVVTVHTGKDSLYLLKGVSDTNFAPGTKMIVGEKPTMVALHDLNRDGKKDLIYSLNGGSVVVSLSRGDLAFEGPNNFIITPGAVNLLVADLNGDQFPDLITINAGSEDLSVVLGGAI, from the coding sequence ATGTTTTCGCTATCGTTACCAAAAAGACTAACACTCGGCCGCGTGCTTTGTCGGACATCACTGCTGCTGTCGGGGTTCCTCATGCTTTTTGTGGCGCTCGGGTGTGATCTCTTTGAAGACAACAGCTTCACCGAATTAAGCAATCCTATGAAACGCATGTTCAAGGGCCGCCTCACCTATGGTGTTGGAGAATCGCCCTATGAGATTCTCAGCGGTGACTTCAACAAAGACGGCTTGAATGATCTGGTTACCTTAAATATTGGCGATGAAAGCGCGACTGTGCTGCTGGCGCAAGGCAGTTCTTTTGCAGCGCCTGTCAGCTATGACGTCGGTCCCAGCCCGCGCACCGGCGCTGTGGCGGATTTGGATGGCAACGGCACCCTTGATTTGGTCATCGTCAATGAGAGCATCGATCAGCTGACCTTGCTTTACGGAAATGGTGATGGCACCTTTACTGATGGCGTCGTCTTAACCTTGCCCGCCGGCTCATCGCCGGGAAACGTTTTTGTCTACGACCTAAACCAGGATGGTTATGTCGATATCATTACGGCGAATGGCGGCAATGATTCCATCAGCATTTTCACCGGTGCCGAAGAAGGCGAATTTTTAGAAGCCCATTCTTTTTCTGTCGGACAGCGTCCTTTGGGCTTGTGGGCAGGCAACTTGAAAGGGGGGCCTTACGCGGACATACTCGTCGCCAACCAAGGTTCTAATGCTGTATCGTTACTTGAGTTTGATGGTACCCAATATCTTCCAACCAAGCTCATTCCCTGCGGCAAATCGCCCCGGTTTTTAAAAGTTGTCGATTTGAATTTGGACGGTCATCTAGACTTGATTGTCAACAATCTGGACCAAAATTACCTGTCCATTTTGTTGGGGCTCGGTGACGGCGAATTTAGCCAAGAAATGCATTTTACTTTTCCCGGACCCATTGGGCGTTTTGTAGTGGAAGATTTCAATCACGATAATTACCCTGATGTGGTTGCCTTGCGTTTTAATGGCGCCGGCGCAGCACGCCAACCTGCCGGTATGTTCTGCTTCGCCGCCGGAAATGGACTCGGCGGATTTGAACAAGTGCAGGTCTACGGCGCAGGATGGCGCGCCATTGGTTTGGTCGCCGCCGATATGAACGCGAATCAATCCTTGGATATCGTGACCTCTGATTTGGCGCGGAATACCGTGTCTGTAATCTATAGCCGCGGGGACGGCAGCTTTGAATCCGATCAGCGCTTTAATCTCGGCACACGACCGGGCCCCGCCGTTTTAGGTGATTTTAATGCAGATGGGATTAAAGATGTCGCTGTTGCCAATCGCGGTACGAACAATATCTCTATTTTGTTGGGTGAAGGCGACGGCAGCTTTACGCCTGCCAGACCATTGCTGCTCACCCAATCACCGGTTGTCATGGCTGTTGGGGATCTCAATAAGGACGGGAAAGACGATCTTGTCATTTATTTGAACCAACAATATGTTGTTTGGGTGTACCTCGCCTCAGATGACGGCGCTTTCTCAGCGCCTAAAGCCTATAATTTGTTGAACAGCAATCAAGGCTTGCCGCCTCAGGTCATGTCTATTGCCTTGGGCGATATGGACAAGGACGGTAACCTTGACATTGTCGCCGGAAACACCAAACGGGATTCGGTTTCCGTTCTTCTCAATAATGGTTCCGGACATTTTCCCAACCGCGTAATTACCGAAGTGGATAATTTCCCCTTGGCAGTAGAGGTTGTGGATGTCAACAATGACGGTATACTGGATCTCCTGCTCGTATCCAGCAACGATCCGGAAGTGCCTACTGATGCCGCTGAACCCCGCGTAGCCCGTTGGTTCGGTATTGGCGATGGTTCCTTCGACCCGGAAACACAACTGCGATTTGCCACAGGACCGGGACCGAGGGCGTTGAGGGTAGGGGATATATCCGGAAATGGCCGTCCTGACGTGGTCACCGTTCATACGGGCAAGGATAGTCTCTATTTGTTGAAAGGTGTCAGCGACACGAATTTCGCGCCCGGCACCAAGATGATCGTTGGAGAAAAACCCACCATGGTAGCCCTTCACGATCTAAATCGAGACGGAAAAAAAGATCTCATTTATTCTTTGAACGGCGGCAGCGTTGTGGTTTCTCTGAGCCGAGGCGACCTTGCCTTTGAAGGACCGAATAATTTTATTATCACGCCCGGCGCAGTGAATCTGCTGGTGGCTGATTTAAATGGCGACCAATTCCCTGACCTTATAACGATTAATGCAGGCTCGGAAGATCTGTCGGTCGTTTTGGGCGGCGCAATTTAA
- a CDS encoding dephospho-CoA kinase, whose product MIIIGLTGGIGSGKSSVARYLEEEGFPIIDADRVGHELLDSPSIQDAIVALFGNEVLEEGTISREKLGMRVFADTSLRNQLNALLHPLIKEEIARWCAQQYEQGNTTVVVEAALLREEEGSDPWLSGLILVLSTEENRVARLVTKRNMSEEESRSRIKAQVDPDTKIPRADWIVYNDGDFEHLKEQTARMALALRALGNAAPPTD is encoded by the coding sequence ATGATTATCATTGGGTTGACAGGTGGCATCGGCAGCGGTAAATCTTCCGTGGCACGCTACTTGGAAGAAGAAGGATTTCCGATCATTGATGCAGACCGGGTAGGTCATGAACTGTTGGATAGTCCGTCGATCCAAGACGCGATTGTGGCGCTTTTTGGCAATGAAGTTCTTGAAGAGGGAACCATATCCCGTGAAAAATTAGGGATGCGGGTCTTTGCCGACACGAGTCTGAGAAATCAATTGAACGCCTTGCTGCATCCGCTCATCAAGGAAGAAATTGCCCGATGGTGCGCGCAACAATACGAACAAGGAAACACAACCGTGGTGGTAGAAGCCGCATTGCTCCGCGAAGAGGAGGGCAGTGATCCCTGGCTTTCCGGATTGATTTTGGTGCTCTCTACCGAAGAGAATCGGGTGGCGCGTCTGGTCACCAAACGAAACATGAGCGAAGAGGAATCGCGAAGCCGGATCAAGGCGCAAGTGGATCCCGACACTAAAATTCCAAGAGCCGATTGGATTGTGTACAATGATGGAGATTTCGAGCATTTGAAAGAACAAACGGCGCGTATGGCGCTTGCCCTCCGAGCCCTTGGAAATGCTGCCCCGCCTACAGACTAA
- a CDS encoding carboxypeptidase regulatory-like domain-containing protein: MIRLSYLIALLLAAAGPLHAEISGRITTQAGTVPQDARIFVEPGMENALIEGQVSADGSFHIGGEYYGNVGVFAFAPGYGFNGVHIPVREASDTEAVTITLYPASTLSGRIINEKNAPVPNAALTGMAIVSPVKVGIPFFKLAALGIAAPTSNSDGRFVVDLVPDRAEVVLKFTHGSYAQEATAALRAGTQDITVTMHHGVTLSGRVVVRGGNQSVAGAIVTARSAQAPYDTAFSGSDSTGRYSMMLKPGVYMVQAHGAGRISPGMQRVELRGEIPEEQLSLSVSDTGTILGSIHDAKSGGPVVGARIFLEVAGQAAGAVRTAKDGTFRMSAPEGICTLHFEAVDGFRPPDTKAMQVAVPAKEVLELPGLWLAPLSDFSLQVLDDDGETPVAEAFISLLWPRQFGWQRSDAAGKLAVRFSSLPPNNRILGLAEHPTKECMALFSLDGGQGNSGKVVLLPQASVSGRVVNEQGEALAGVAVAGLYADDVSTDAVPLWRCISDKEGKYFWPAVPAGVPQRCVLYTSSEQTKTLRDVNPAPHEQVDLGTARLENFVSVPPDDLALATLPLLCGPTDAHTNGTGTVVLYCTPADAPLYLEAAASVRSQLQTLGLETVLVVNGSFECDQGRVPVYQGTGTRSMTRLFDRHGHGALDCVGLPPISALRRIAMESH, from the coding sequence ATGATTCGATTGTCCTATTTGATAGCGTTGCTCTTGGCAGCAGCGGGCCCGCTGCACGCCGAAATTAGCGGGCGTATCACGACACAGGCAGGAACTGTGCCGCAAGATGCACGCATTTTTGTAGAGCCCGGTATGGAAAACGCCTTGATTGAAGGACAGGTCAGCGCCGACGGATCCTTTCATATTGGAGGCGAATATTACGGGAATGTGGGGGTTTTCGCCTTTGCTCCCGGCTATGGATTCAACGGCGTTCATATCCCCGTCCGCGAAGCTTCCGATACAGAGGCGGTGACCATTACCCTCTATCCGGCATCCACACTATCGGGGCGCATCATTAATGAAAAGAACGCCCCTGTCCCCAATGCCGCCCTGACGGGCATGGCAATTGTGAGCCCCGTAAAGGTGGGTATACCCTTTTTTAAATTGGCGGCCCTCGGGATCGCAGCGCCAACTAGCAACAGCGACGGACGTTTCGTTGTTGATCTTGTTCCCGATCGTGCGGAGGTTGTCTTAAAATTTACCCATGGATCTTATGCCCAAGAAGCGACCGCCGCGCTTCGTGCCGGTACACAGGATATTACGGTGACCATGCACCATGGTGTGACCTTGAGTGGACGCGTAGTTGTTCGCGGAGGAAATCAATCTGTTGCCGGCGCTATCGTGACGGCGCGCAGTGCACAAGCTCCCTACGATACAGCTTTTTCCGGTTCTGATAGTACCGGCCGCTATAGCATGATGTTGAAGCCGGGCGTCTATATGGTGCAAGCCCATGGCGCCGGTCGGATCAGCCCGGGAATGCAGCGTGTTGAGTTGCGCGGCGAGATACCCGAAGAACAGCTGTCCCTATCGGTATCGGACACGGGAACCATCCTCGGTTCGATTCACGATGCAAAATCAGGGGGACCAGTCGTCGGCGCTCGTATTTTTTTGGAAGTAGCCGGTCAAGCCGCGGGAGCAGTGCGCACCGCCAAAGACGGAACCTTTAGAATGAGCGCTCCTGAAGGCATTTGTACGCTCCATTTCGAAGCGGTAGACGGCTTCCGGCCGCCTGATACCAAAGCGATGCAGGTAGCCGTTCCCGCAAAAGAGGTGTTGGAACTGCCCGGGCTGTGGTTGGCGCCGCTGTCGGATTTTTCCTTGCAAGTACTTGACGACGACGGAGAAACACCCGTTGCCGAAGCCTTTATTTCTCTGCTCTGGCCCCGCCAATTCGGTTGGCAGCGCAGTGATGCCGCCGGAAAATTAGCCGTACGTTTTTCATCGCTGCCCCCCAACAACAGGATCTTGGGTTTGGCTGAACACCCCACAAAAGAATGTATGGCGCTTTTTTCGTTGGATGGCGGACAAGGGAACAGCGGGAAAGTGGTGCTTTTACCGCAAGCCTCTGTATCGGGCCGTGTGGTGAATGAACAAGGCGAAGCTTTGGCGGGCGTCGCTGTAGCAGGTTTATACGCCGACGACGTCTCTACAGACGCGGTCCCTCTGTGGCGCTGTATTAGCGATAAGGAAGGTAAGTATTTTTGGCCTGCTGTGCCCGCCGGCGTACCCCAGCGTTGTGTACTTTATACCTCGTCCGAGCAAACGAAGACGCTGCGCGATGTTAACCCGGCTCCTCATGAACAAGTTGATTTAGGGACGGCGCGTCTCGAGAATTTTGTGTCAGTGCCTCCGGATGACCTTGCCTTGGCAACTTTGCCTCTTCTATGTGGTCCGACGGATGCGCACACCAACGGAACAGGCACGGTAGTATTGTATTGTACGCCTGCAGATGCGCCCCTCTACCTTGAAGCCGCCGCATCGGTACGTTCACAATTGCAGACCTTAGGGCTGGAAACCGTCTTGGTGGTGAACGGTTCTTTTGAATGTGATCAAGGACGCGTCCCGGTTTATCAAGGTACCGGAACGCGATCTATGACGCGGCTTTTCGACCGCCACGGCCATGGTGCCCTTGATTGTGTTGGTTTGCCGCCTATCAGTGCACTGCGCCGCATTGCTATGGAATCCCACTAA